Proteins encoded within one genomic window of Halorussus salilacus:
- a CDS encoding dihydrodipicolinate synthase family protein, which produces MRGTGVPLITPFDENDDLDTDRLRDLAEWVVERGVDFVVPCGSNSESELMSVEERARVTEVVAETVDVPVVAGTGHPGIRETLRQTDLAAEAGADAALVVTPFYYPHDDEALEAYYREVADESPIPVYLYSVPPYTDVKLNPEVVGRLASHDNVAGMKDSSGDLEAFQRERALTADEEFDLLVGSGSVYAHALEAGGDGGILGLANVAPERANEVYQLHLGGDDAAARQLNASLVDLNRAVTSRFGVPGAKAAMRERGAPAGYARTPHREVDDETRAEIAELVEDAVV; this is translated from the coding sequence ATGCGCGGAACTGGCGTCCCTCTCATCACGCCCTTCGACGAGAACGACGACCTCGACACCGACCGCCTGCGCGACCTCGCGGAGTGGGTCGTCGAGCGCGGCGTCGACTTCGTCGTTCCCTGCGGGTCGAACAGCGAATCCGAGCTCATGAGCGTCGAGGAGCGGGCTCGCGTCACCGAGGTCGTGGCCGAGACCGTCGACGTGCCGGTGGTGGCCGGGACGGGCCATCCCGGAATCCGGGAGACGCTGCGCCAGACCGACCTCGCGGCCGAGGCGGGTGCCGACGCCGCGCTGGTCGTGACGCCGTTCTACTACCCCCACGACGACGAGGCGCTCGAAGCCTACTACCGCGAGGTGGCCGACGAGAGCCCGATTCCGGTCTACCTCTACAGCGTGCCGCCCTACACCGACGTGAAGCTGAACCCCGAGGTGGTGGGTCGGCTGGCGAGCCACGACAACGTCGCCGGGATGAAGGATTCGAGCGGCGACCTCGAAGCGTTCCAGCGCGAGCGCGCGCTCACGGCCGACGAGGAGTTCGACCTGCTGGTCGGCAGCGGGAGCGTCTACGCCCACGCGCTCGAAGCGGGCGGAGACGGCGGCATCCTCGGGCTAGCGAACGTCGCGCCCGAGCGCGCGAACGAGGTATATCAGCTCCACCTCGGCGGCGACGACGCGGCGGCCCGCCAGCTCAACGCCAGCCTCGTGGACCTCAACCGCGCGGTCACCTCGCGGTTCGGCGTCCCGGGCGCGAAGGCCGCGATGCGCGAGCGGGGCGCGCCCGCGGGCTACGCCCGGACGCCCCACCGAGAAGTCGACGACGAGACGCGGGCCGAGATCGCCGAGCTAGTCGAGGACGCGGTGGTCTGA
- a CDS encoding universal stress protein — translation MYDTVLLPTDGSEATESVVEHARDVAVRRDAAVHVLYVVDDRAFLTLDDERVPEVTDRLRDEGERATAGVAEAFEAEGLDATTAVRKGDPADEILAYAADADADLVVMGTHGDDPTRDMLGSVSQRVVTRSSVPVLTVDVSEERD, via the coding sequence ATGTACGACACGGTGTTGCTCCCGACGGACGGGAGCGAAGCGACGGAGTCGGTGGTCGAACACGCCCGCGACGTGGCGGTCCGGCGCGACGCCGCGGTCCACGTCCTCTACGTCGTCGACGACCGGGCGTTCCTGACCCTCGACGACGAGCGGGTGCCCGAGGTCACCGACCGACTCCGCGACGAGGGCGAACGCGCGACCGCCGGGGTCGCCGAGGCATTCGAGGCCGAGGGACTCGACGCGACGACCGCGGTGCGGAAGGGCGACCCCGCCGACGAGATACTCGCGTACGCCGCCGACGCCGACGCCGACCTCGTGGTGATGGGGACCCACGGTGACGACCCGACCCGCGACATGCTCGGGAGCGTCTCCCAGCGGGTGGTGACGCGGTCGTCGGTGCCCGTGTTGACCGTCGACGTCTCCGAGGAGAGGGACTGA
- a CDS encoding DUF2249 domain-containing protein gives MASKQTDFAGRTVERTAAPADRPRYALDVADAGPPKPLTETLETLADLDEETVLVQRNDRAPQHLYPTLTDRGYEFETVTDDDAVFTAVWRPDG, from the coding sequence ATGGCTTCGAAGCAGACCGACTTCGCGGGCCGGACCGTCGAGCGGACCGCCGCCCCGGCCGACCGCCCGCGCTACGCGCTCGACGTGGCCGACGCCGGACCGCCGAAACCGCTGACCGAGACGCTGGAGACGCTGGCCGACCTCGACGAGGAGACCGTACTGGTCCAGCGCAACGACCGCGCGCCCCAGCACCTCTACCCAACGCTCACCGACAGGGGGTACGAGTTCGAGACGGTCACCGACGACGACGCCGTCTTCACCGCCGTCTGGCGGCCGGACGGCTGA
- the ppc gene encoding phosphoenolpyruvate carboxylase has product MDLHARDARRDVRELGELLGRVLEEQVSAEAFDLVESVRTAAIDYRRGEADSREALRSALDDLPTELEGAVARAFTTYFELVNLAEERERVRAVRTGTQEGTLSDGIAETAETLSEEADAETVRRVLDDVLVEPTFTAHPTEARRKTVKAKLRSVAEDLEALDERRLTDRERGRVERDLESEVTGLWQTPQVRRRRPEVTDEALNVQWYLERVLFDVVAEVYDELERELGAAFDEIEVPKLFEFRSWAGSDRDGNPYVTPEVTAETLARQRETVVDLYREQLERLSGVLSQGEDAGVGEAFAERLAADRERLPGVAADAQAEYPGEPYRQKLRLMRERLDRVGDVRPGEYDDPDELLADVDAIAESLRENGAEAVAAAEVDPLRRRVETFGLSLASLDLRDHRENHTAAVAEALAREGIDYAGMDEGERVETLTDAVLQDAPVIAVSDTDDLSDTAARVLTLFDRTADWQAEYGAQAIDTYCISMTDEPSHVLEVLFLADQAGLVDLPDHSGLDVVPLLETESALSGARRIMGTLFENEAYAAAVEARNGVQEIMLGYSDSNKENGFLAANWSLYRNQKRLADICDDHDVTLRLFHGRGGSISRGGGPMNDALLALPNETVTGQVKFTEQGEAIAEKYANPRIAERNLEQMLDAQLRARHDAIREPIEDVPDEWSAAMETAADAARAAYRDLLDTEGFVAYFEQATPITVIEELHLGSRPASRSGERSVEDLRAIPWVFSWTQSRAILPGWYSLAAGLDAYLRSGGDLATLREMYAEWPFFRTTLDNAALALARTDLEVAAEYATLADDDLRGEFFPRIEAEYDRAVELVTDIAERDGLLTREWLEESLERRNPYVDPLNLLQTRLLARDDRSPEAERTLRLTVKGIAGGMKNTG; this is encoded by the coding sequence ATGGACTTGCATGCCAGAGACGCGCGCAGAGACGTCCGCGAGCTGGGAGAACTGCTGGGGAGGGTCCTCGAAGAACAGGTCTCCGCCGAGGCGTTCGACCTCGTGGAGTCGGTCCGGACCGCGGCCATCGACTACCGCCGAGGCGAGGCCGACTCCCGGGAGGCCCTGCGGTCGGCGCTCGACGACCTCCCGACCGAACTGGAGGGCGCGGTCGCCCGGGCCTTTACGACCTACTTCGAACTCGTCAACCTCGCCGAGGAGCGCGAGCGCGTCCGGGCGGTCCGGACGGGGACGCAGGAGGGAACGCTCTCGGACGGTATCGCCGAGACCGCAGAGACCCTCTCCGAGGAGGCCGACGCCGAGACCGTGCGGCGGGTGCTCGACGACGTGCTGGTCGAACCCACCTTCACCGCCCACCCGACCGAAGCGCGCCGGAAGACCGTCAAGGCGAAGCTCCGGTCGGTGGCCGAGGACCTCGAAGCCCTCGACGAGCGCAGGCTGACCGACCGCGAGCGCGGGCGGGTCGAGCGCGACCTCGAATCCGAGGTGACGGGCCTCTGGCAGACCCCGCAGGTCCGGCGTCGCAGGCCCGAGGTCACCGACGAGGCGCTGAACGTCCAGTGGTACCTCGAACGCGTCCTGTTCGACGTGGTGGCGGAGGTGTACGACGAGCTCGAACGCGAGCTGGGCGCGGCGTTCGACGAAATCGAGGTCCCGAAGCTCTTCGAGTTCCGGTCGTGGGCCGGAAGCGACCGCGACGGCAACCCCTACGTCACGCCCGAGGTGACCGCCGAGACCCTCGCTCGCCAGCGCGAGACCGTCGTCGACCTCTATCGCGAGCAGCTCGAACGCCTCTCGGGCGTGCTGAGTCAGGGCGAGGACGCCGGAGTCGGCGAGGCGTTCGCCGAACGCCTCGCCGCCGACCGCGAGCGACTCCCGGGGGTCGCGGCCGACGCCCAAGCGGAGTACCCGGGCGAACCCTACCGACAGAAGCTCCGGCTGATGCGCGAGCGCCTCGACAGGGTCGGCGACGTGCGCCCCGGCGAGTACGACGACCCCGACGAACTCCTCGCCGACGTGGACGCCATCGCCGAGAGCCTGCGCGAGAACGGCGCGGAGGCGGTCGCGGCGGCCGAGGTCGACCCCCTCCGCAGGCGGGTCGAGACGTTCGGGCTGTCGCTGGCCAGCCTCGACCTGCGGGACCACCGCGAGAACCACACCGCGGCCGTCGCCGAGGCGCTGGCCCGCGAGGGAATCGACTACGCCGGGATGGACGAGGGCGAGCGCGTCGAGACCCTGACCGACGCCGTCCTGCAGGACGCCCCCGTCATCGCGGTGAGCGACACCGACGACCTCTCGGACACCGCGGCCCGGGTCCTCACCCTCTTCGACCGGACCGCCGACTGGCAGGCCGAGTACGGCGCGCAGGCCATCGACACCTACTGCATCAGCATGACCGACGAGCCCAGCCACGTCCTCGAAGTCCTCTTTCTGGCCGATCAGGCCGGACTCGTGGACCTGCCCGACCACTCGGGGCTCGACGTGGTCCCCCTGCTCGAAACCGAGTCGGCCCTCTCGGGCGCGCGCCGAATCATGGGCACCCTCTTCGAGAACGAGGCGTACGCCGCGGCGGTCGAGGCGCGGAACGGGGTGCAGGAGATCATGCTGGGCTACTCGGACTCCAACAAGGAGAACGGCTTTCTCGCGGCGAACTGGAGCCTCTACCGCAACCAGAAGCGACTCGCCGACATCTGCGACGACCACGACGTGACCCTCAGGCTGTTCCACGGCCGCGGGGGCTCCATCTCGCGGGGCGGCGGGCCGATGAACGACGCCCTGCTCGCGCTCCCGAACGAGACGGTCACGGGGCAGGTCAAGTTCACCGAGCAGGGCGAGGCCATCGCCGAGAAGTACGCCAACCCCCGCATCGCCGAGCGCAACCTCGAACAGATGCTCGACGCCCAGTTGCGCGCCCGCCACGATGCCATCCGGGAACCGATCGAGGACGTGCCCGACGAGTGGTCGGCGGCGATGGAGACCGCCGCCGACGCCGCCCGAGCGGCCTACCGCGACCTGCTCGACACCGAGGGGTTCGTCGCCTACTTCGAGCAGGCGACTCCCATCACGGTCATCGAGGAACTCCACCTCGGGTCCCGGCCCGCCTCGCGGTCGGGCGAGCGGTCGGTCGAGGACCTCCGGGCCATCCCGTGGGTGTTCTCGTGGACCCAGTCGCGGGCCATCCTGCCGGGATGGTACTCGCTGGCGGCGGGGTTGGACGCCTACCTCCGTTCCGGCGGCGACCTCGCCACTCTCCGAGAGATGTACGCCGAGTGGCCCTTCTTCCGGACCACCCTCGACAACGCCGCGCTCGCGCTGGCCCGCACCGACCTCGAAGTCGCGGCCGAGTACGCGACGCTCGCGGACGACGACCTCCGCGGGGAGTTCTTCCCGCGCATCGAGGCCGAGTACGACCGCGCGGTCGAACTCGTCACCGACATCGCCGAGCGTGACGGCCTGCTCACCCGCGAGTGGCTCGAAGAGAGTCTGGAGCGCAGAAACCCCTACGTCGACCCGCTGAACCTGCTCCAGACCCGGCTGCTCGCCCGAGACGACCGGTCGCCGGAAGCCGAGCGCACGCTCAGGCTCACCGTGAAGGGAATCGCTGGGGGGATGAAGAACACCGGCTAG
- a CDS encoding helix-turn-helix domain-containing protein: MPTAKLHITLPERVWVHELSTANPEVDFRVLAALPAEETGVGLLEISGPELPRVVGEMERHDDIVRLDLQQASEDAALIEFETTAPLLLFTVQESGMPLELPFTIRDGQATVEVTASRDRLSSFTTQLDAFGMSFDVEYVREMVDSESLLTDRQRELLSAAVERGYYDTPRECSLTELAEEAGVAKSTASETLHRVEEKIIKQYVEG, from the coding sequence ATGCCCACCGCGAAACTCCACATCACGCTCCCCGAGCGCGTCTGGGTTCACGAGCTGTCGACCGCGAACCCCGAGGTCGACTTCCGCGTGCTGGCGGCGCTCCCCGCCGAGGAGACGGGGGTCGGCCTCCTCGAAATCTCGGGCCCGGAACTCCCCCGCGTCGTCGGCGAGATGGAGCGCCACGACGACATCGTCAGGCTCGACCTCCAGCAGGCGTCCGAGGACGCCGCGCTGATCGAGTTCGAGACCACCGCGCCGCTGTTGCTGTTCACGGTACAGGAGTCGGGGATGCCCCTCGAACTCCCGTTCACCATCCGGGACGGTCAGGCGACCGTCGAGGTCACCGCCTCGCGCGACCGCCTCTCTTCGTTCACCACCCAGCTCGACGCGTTCGGGATGTCGTTCGACGTCGAGTACGTCCGCGAGATGGTCGACTCCGAGAGCCTGCTGACCGACCGCCAGCGCGAACTCCTCTCGGCCGCGGTCGAGCGGGGCTACTACGACACCCCCCGCGAGTGCTCGCTGACCGAACTGGCCGAGGAGGCCGGGGTCGCGAAGTCGACGGCGAGCGAGACCCTCCACCGGGTCGAGGAGAAGATAATCAAGCAGTACGTCGAGGGCTGA
- a CDS encoding DUF7511 domain-containing protein: MTDTTPTPTDRNRTDADPRAEGPDRLSAGPERDDADLTAVVVEYDLGPDECTVYPRKADDQTLMTEWITAEEGSYVALDEMR; this comes from the coding sequence ATGACCGACACCACTCCCACCCCCACCGACCGGAATCGAACCGACGCCGACCCGAGAGCCGAGGGTCCCGACCGACTCTCTGCGGGCCCCGAACGTGACGACGCCGACCTGACCGCGGTCGTGGTCGAGTACGACCTCGGCCCGGACGAGTGTACCGTCTATCCCCGGAAAGCCGACGACCAGACCCTGATGACCGAGTGGATCACCGCCGAGGAGGGGTCGTACGTGGCGCTCGACGAGATGCGCTGA
- a CDS encoding potassium channel family protein, translating into MRFVIVGAGRVGLRTARILQQEGHDVTLVENDAETADRARSEGFLVIEGDGASEEVLAQADPETADAVAGLTGDLNVNFAACMMGKHYGCRTVMRIDEDYRGDIYHKFADDVDEVVYPERLGAAGAKTALLGGDFNVIADLTEGLQLTTLTVPESSPIVGERVASLELSEDARVYAHGRARERMTIPLPGTTVEAGDRLALIAEREALPEARKRLQG; encoded by the coding sequence ATGAGGTTTGTTATCGTTGGTGCAGGACGGGTGGGGCTCCGCACCGCCCGAATCCTCCAGCAGGAGGGCCACGACGTGACACTGGTCGAGAACGACGCCGAGACGGCCGACCGCGCGCGCTCGGAGGGATTCCTCGTTATCGAGGGAGACGGAGCCAGCGAGGAGGTGCTGGCGCAGGCAGACCCCGAGACCGCCGACGCCGTCGCGGGGCTGACCGGCGACCTCAACGTCAACTTCGCGGCGTGCATGATGGGCAAACACTACGGCTGTCGGACCGTGATGCGCATCGACGAGGACTATCGGGGCGACATCTACCACAAGTTCGCCGACGACGTGGACGAAGTGGTCTACCCCGAGCGCCTCGGCGCGGCGGGCGCGAAGACCGCACTGCTCGGCGGGGACTTCAACGTCATCGCCGACCTGACCGAGGGACTCCAGTTGACCACCCTGACCGTCCCCGAGTCGTCGCCCATCGTCGGCGAGCGCGTCGCCTCCCTCGAACTCTCGGAGGACGCCCGCGTCTACGCCCACGGGCGGGCCCGCGAGCGGATGACGATTCCGCTCCCCGGGACGACGGTCGAGGCGGGCGACCGCCTCGCGCTCATCGCCGAGCGCGAGGCGCTCCCGGAGGCGCGAAAGCGCTTGCAGGGCTGA
- the hemG gene encoding protoporphyrinogen oxidase: protein MRVGIVGGGITGLATHHYLRERGVESVVFEADDRPGGVIRSDRIEGRVLDFGPQRTRLTPSVAGLVEDLGLGDELREAADVPLYVYHHGRLRRVPQTPREAVTTDLISWPAKLRVLLEPLTGPAREGETVEEFLTRTFGSEVARYYFGPLYGGLYGSHPDEMPMEHSLSRALDSAGIEGSVLLSVAKKVLRGREAPPVASFGDGLGRLPEALAEAHAPRVRLGEPVQSVERDAAGFALETSDDEVRVDRLVVTTPADVTADLFADLAPDTASALRELNYNPQVLVHLCADADLTGAGYQVQYDEDFRTLGATWNASLLDRDGVYTCYLGGSRNPAMVEWSDDRLESVASEEFEAITGHPARALSVHRLPRGMPAYDRSWTALDRIDAPEGVDLCTNYTARAGIPGRVREAKAVADRLADAG, encoded by the coding sequence ATGAGGGTCGGCATCGTCGGCGGCGGCATCACGGGGCTGGCGACCCACCACTACCTCCGCGAGCGCGGCGTCGAGAGCGTCGTCTTCGAGGCCGACGACCGGCCGGGTGGTGTCATTCGAAGCGACCGAATCGAGGGGAGGGTCCTCGACTTCGGCCCCCAGCGCACTCGGCTCACCCCGAGCGTCGCGGGGCTGGTCGAGGACCTCGGACTCGGCGACGAGCTCCGGGAGGCCGCCGACGTTCCGCTGTACGTCTACCACCACGGGAGGCTCCGCCGGGTGCCCCAGACCCCCCGCGAGGCGGTGACGACCGACCTGATTTCGTGGCCCGCGAAGCTCCGGGTCCTGCTCGAACCCCTGACCGGCCCGGCCCGGGAGGGCGAGACGGTCGAGGAGTTCCTGACCCGGACGTTCGGCTCGGAGGTCGCCCGCTACTACTTCGGGCCGCTGTACGGCGGCCTCTACGGCTCGCACCCCGACGAGATGCCGATGGAGCACTCGCTGTCGCGGGCGCTCGACTCGGCGGGCATCGAGGGGAGCGTCCTCCTGTCGGTGGCGAAGAAGGTCCTTCGGGGTCGGGAGGCCCCGCCCGTCGCCTCGTTCGGCGACGGCCTCGGGCGGCTTCCCGAGGCGCTCGCCGAGGCGCACGCTCCCCGCGTGCGCCTCGGCGAGCCCGTCCAGTCGGTCGAACGTGACGCCGCGGGATTCGCCCTCGAAACGTCCGACGACGAGGTCCGGGTCGACCGGCTCGTCGTCACGACCCCGGCCGACGTGACCGCCGACCTGTTCGCCGACCTCGCGCCCGACACCGCGAGCGCGCTCCGCGAACTGAACTACAACCCCCAAGTGCTGGTCCACCTCTGCGCCGACGCCGACCTGACGGGTGCGGGCTATCAGGTCCAGTACGACGAGGACTTCCGGACGCTGGGCGCGACGTGGAACGCCAGCCTGCTCGACCGCGACGGCGTCTACACCTGCTACCTCGGCGGGTCGCGGAACCCCGCGATGGTCGAGTGGAGCGACGACCGACTCGAATCCGTCGCCAGCGAGGAGTTCGAGGCGATTACGGGCCACCCGGCGCGGGCGCTGTCGGTCCACCGACTCCCCCGCGGGATGCCCGCCTACGACCGCAGCTGGACCGCGCTCGACCGCATCGACGCGCCCGAGGGGGTCGACCTCTGCACCAACTACACCGCCCGGGCCGGGATTCCGGGGAGGGTGCGGGAGGCGAAGGCGGTGGCCGACCGACTGGCCGACGCCGGGTAG
- a CDS encoding transcription factor S, with protein MQFCDECGSMMKSMGSKMVCTNDDCQHTVAKDEEKAAEFVSTEEQGDSAVIETSEDANFEGKPTAKDVTCEECGHGEAWYTIKQTGAADEPPTRFFKCQECGHRWREYS; from the coding sequence ATGCAATTCTGCGACGAATGCGGCTCCATGATGAAGTCGATGGGGTCGAAGATGGTCTGCACGAACGACGACTGCCAGCACACCGTCGCCAAGGACGAGGAGAAGGCCGCCGAGTTCGTCTCGACCGAGGAGCAGGGCGACTCGGCGGTCATCGAGACCTCCGAGGACGCCAACTTCGAGGGCAAGCCGACCGCCAAGGACGTGACCTGCGAGGAGTGCGGTCACGGCGAGGCGTGGTACACCATCAAGCAGACCGGCGCGGCCGACGAACCGCCGACGCGCTTCTTCAAGTGTCAGGAGTGCGGGCACCGCTGGCGGGAGTACAGCTAA
- a CDS encoding response regulator → MPGETNTPDDSTVLVVDDNRPLADGFARILWEDFEVLTAYSAADAMELLDASVDVVILDRRLPDTTGDALLDRIRDADFDCRVAMVSAADPSPGLDCDTYLTKPIGDSEVLHETVTELADGHETSR, encoded by the coding sequence GTGCCGGGAGAAACGAACACGCCCGACGACTCGACGGTACTGGTAGTCGACGACAACCGCCCGCTCGCCGACGGGTTCGCTCGAATCCTCTGGGAGGACTTCGAGGTGCTGACGGCGTACAGCGCTGCCGACGCGATGGAACTACTCGACGCGAGCGTGGACGTGGTGATCTTGGACCGGCGGTTGCCGGACACCACGGGCGACGCCCTGCTCGACCGGATCAGGGACGCCGACTTCGACTGCCGAGTCGCCATGGTCTCGGCCGCCGACCCGTCGCCGGGTCTCGACTGCGACACCTATCTCACAAAGCCCATCGGGGACTCGGAGGTCCTCCACGAGACGGTGACCGAACTGGCCGACGGCCACGAGACCTCCCGATGA